The following coding sequences are from one Myxococcales bacterium window:
- a CDS encoding chemotaxis response regulator protein-glutamate methylesterase encodes MERTRVLIVDDSALFREMLTASLGRATDVEVVGTAPDPLVAWTQIKALRPHVLTLDLEMPKMDGLTFLANLMAHHPMPVVVVSSLTQRGCATTMRALEMGALEVVEKPKLDLRTGTVALEQELLNKVRAAAHCRVSALVPKKPRPRVEKVAAARGPLLSRTTEKIIAVGASTGGTEALASFFSALPADAPGILVVQHMPARFTSTFAERLNRLSRVRVKEAVHGDRVLPGHALVAPGNYHMSLRRSGAQYIVDVTDGPAVSGHRPSVDVLFHSCAKYAGANAVGVLMTGMGADGAEGLLAMRKANGHTFAQDEATCVVFGMPKEALKCHAVDRCLPLHDLAPAAIEAVLGA; translated from the coding sequence ATGGAGCGAACCCGTGTGCTCATTGTGGATGACTCTGCCCTCTTCCGGGAGATGCTGACGGCGAGTCTGGGACGGGCGACCGACGTGGAGGTTGTGGGCACCGCGCCCGATCCTCTCGTGGCCTGGACCCAGATCAAGGCGTTGCGCCCGCACGTACTGACTCTCGATCTCGAGATGCCCAAGATGGATGGCCTGACCTTCTTGGCCAACCTGATGGCGCATCACCCAATGCCCGTTGTGGTCGTGTCGTCGCTCACGCAGCGCGGGTGCGCTACCACGATGCGGGCGCTCGAGATGGGCGCCCTGGAGGTGGTCGAAAAACCGAAATTGGACTTGCGCACGGGCACGGTGGCCTTGGAACAAGAGCTCTTGAACAAGGTCCGCGCGGCGGCGCACTGTCGCGTCTCGGCCCTCGTGCCGAAGAAGCCTCGTCCGCGCGTCGAGAAGGTGGCCGCGGCGCGTGGTCCTCTGTTGTCACGCACCACCGAAAAGATCATCGCGGTGGGCGCCTCGACAGGGGGCACCGAGGCGCTGGCCTCGTTCTTTTCTGCTTTGCCGGCCGACGCGCCCGGCATTCTGGTGGTGCAACACATGCCGGCCCGCTTTACGAGCACCTTTGCCGAGCGGTTGAACCGGCTGTCACGCGTGCGAGTCAAGGAAGCCGTGCACGGGGATCGCGTGCTTCCTGGGCATGCGCTGGTGGCTCCGGGCAACTACCACATGAGCTTGAGGCGAAGCGGAGCGCAGTACATCGTGGATGTCACCGACGGTCCCGCGGTTTCGGGACACCGCCCCTCGGTGGACGTGCTCTTTCACTCGTGTGCCAAGTACGCCGGCGCCAACGCGGTGGGCGTGCTGATGACAGGGATGGGGGCCGACGGCGCCGAAGGTCTTCTGGCGATGCGAAAAGCCAATGGGCATACGTTCGCTCAGGATGAGGCCACATGTGTCGTCTTCGGGATGCCGAAGGAAGCATTGAAGTGTCACGCCGTCGACCGCTGCCTGCCGTTGCACGATCTGGCGCCTGCCGCGATCGAGGCCGTGCTGGGGGCCTGA
- a CDS encoding chemotaxis protein CheW, protein MLTFRLGSEQYAIDVLGVQEIKVYSQITRVPNVPSFVKGVMNLRGTVIPVIDLRIKFDLPVPPYDRFTLIIVVSVEGKTVGLVVDAVNAVVAFPLEVLSPPPELPSRPEQTMVTGVAHVKDGLVMCLDVKALVEDAFGMPLGQGNQLDFQENRHVE, encoded by the coding sequence ATGCTCACGTTTCGTCTTGGCTCCGAGCAGTACGCCATCGACGTGCTCGGCGTGCAGGAGATCAAGGTGTACTCGCAGATCACCCGGGTGCCGAACGTGCCCTCCTTCGTCAAGGGTGTCATGAACCTGCGCGGCACCGTGATTCCGGTGATCGATCTGCGGATCAAGTTCGATCTGCCGGTGCCGCCCTATGACCGCTTCACCTTGATCATCGTGGTCAGCGTCGAAGGCAAAACGGTAGGGCTCGTGGTCGATGCAGTCAACGCGGTGGTGGCCTTCCCGCTGGAGGTCCTCTCGCCGCCTCCGGAGCTTCCTTCTCGCCCCGAGCAAACGATGGTCACGGGTGTGGCCCACGTCAAGGACGGGCTCGTCATGTGTCTCGATGTCAAGGCGCTCGTGGAAGACGCCTTCGGTATGCCGCTTGGGCAGGGTAACCAGCTCGATTTTCAGGAGAACCGTCATGTTGAGTAA
- a CDS encoding HAMP domain-containing protein, whose translation MLSNWTIKMKLFALGGLGAAVLAALGIYADDTVREVKVDGANYDRIILQKDLVADILPPPEYIIESYLVAHLLQRSQSKDETTTLLDKMAALRSEYDTRHAFWDKALPEGPMRTELLRNSYEPARRFFAVVERQFIPAVERKDPQAVAAAMGELDEAYAQHRAAIDRTVEMAVKESVSIERETSALVAFRSRTLVVIVIASVAALVLLGWAIARSILRPIHATVQLIQDVAEGEGDLTRRLDEQGRDELATLSRSFNTFVEKLHDMMIDIRRSATAVTSASQRVAASAEQISSGAQEQASSLEQTAASLEEITAAVRQNSQNAQQAAQLAQTSRNTAEQGGQDVQQAVAAMREINTASKRIAEIITTIDEIAFQTNVLALNAAVEAARAGEQGRGFAVVAAEVGNLSQRSAAAAKEIKSLINEAVVLVDEGGVQVNRSGQTLSDIVTSVKRVTDIVGEIAAASTEQATGVEQVNTAVTQMDSVTQNNASETEALAETASTLSSRAHDLLSVVSRFRLRERGSQAEDEGTAPPRRHVVPPPARRPFRKASPSRVRRPEPEASGGAAEMDRIMSEAGGGGGSAGAMDGFEEV comes from the coding sequence ATGTTGAGTAATTGGACGATCAAGATGAAGCTCTTCGCGCTTGGGGGCCTGGGCGCGGCTGTGTTGGCCGCGCTAGGCATCTACGCTGACGATACCGTGAGAGAGGTGAAGGTAGACGGCGCGAACTACGACCGCATCATCCTGCAAAAAGATCTCGTGGCGGACATTCTGCCGCCTCCCGAGTACATCATCGAATCTTACCTCGTGGCGCATCTGCTCCAAAGGAGCCAGTCGAAAGACGAGACCACCACGCTTCTCGACAAGATGGCGGCACTCAGATCCGAGTACGACACACGCCATGCCTTCTGGGACAAGGCGCTCCCGGAGGGCCCGATGCGGACGGAGTTGCTGAGGAACTCGTACGAGCCTGCGCGCAGGTTCTTTGCCGTGGTGGAACGCCAGTTCATTCCGGCGGTTGAGCGGAAGGATCCGCAGGCGGTGGCCGCCGCCATGGGCGAGCTTGACGAGGCGTATGCTCAACACCGCGCAGCGATCGACCGGACGGTCGAGATGGCCGTCAAGGAAAGTGTTTCGATTGAGCGGGAGACCTCGGCCCTCGTGGCGTTCCGCAGCCGGACCTTGGTGGTCATCGTCATTGCGTCAGTGGCGGCCCTGGTTCTTCTGGGGTGGGCGATTGCACGCTCGATCCTGCGGCCCATCCATGCCACGGTTCAGTTGATCCAGGACGTGGCCGAAGGCGAGGGAGATCTCACCCGCCGGCTCGACGAACAGGGCCGGGACGAACTGGCAACGCTCAGCCGGTCATTCAACACCTTCGTGGAGAAGCTGCACGACATGATGATCGACATTCGCCGCTCGGCCACCGCCGTGACCAGCGCCTCGCAGCGCGTGGCGGCCAGCGCCGAACAGATCTCGAGCGGCGCCCAGGAGCAAGCCTCGAGCCTCGAGCAGACGGCGGCCAGCCTGGAAGAGATTACCGCCGCGGTCAGGCAGAACTCGCAGAACGCGCAGCAGGCGGCGCAGCTGGCGCAGACCTCGCGCAACACGGCCGAGCAGGGCGGCCAGGATGTTCAGCAAGCCGTTGCAGCGATGCGGGAGATCAACACGGCCTCGAAGCGGATTGCCGAGATTATCACCACCATCGACGAGATCGCCTTTCAGACGAATGTGCTGGCCCTCAATGCCGCGGTGGAAGCCGCGCGCGCGGGCGAGCAGGGACGGGGCTTCGCTGTGGTCGCGGCCGAGGTGGGCAACCTTTCGCAGCGCTCGGCGGCGGCCGCGAAGGAGATCAAATCGCTCATCAACGAGGCGGTGGTGCTGGTGGATGAAGGAGGCGTTCAGGTCAACCGCTCGGGCCAGACCTTGAGCGACATCGTGACGTCGGTCAAACGTGTGACCGACATCGTGGGCGAGATCGCAGCGGCATCCACCGAACAGGCCACCGGCGTGGAGCAGGTGAACACGGCCGTGACCCAGATGGACTCCGTGACCCAGAACAACGCCTCCGAGACCGAGGCGCTCGCGGAGACGGCCTCGACGTTGTCGAGCCGGGCACACGACCTGCTGAGCGTGGTGAGCCGCTTTCGCCTGAGGGAGCGGGGAAGTCAGGCGGAAGACGAGGGCACGGCACCCCCCCGGCGCCACGTGGTGCCCCCGCCCGCCCGACGCCCGTTCCGGAAGGCAAGCCCATCGCGGGTGCGCCGCCCCGAGCCCGAGGCCTCGGGGGGGGCGGCAGAGATGGATCGCATCATGTCCGAGGCCGGAGGAGGCGGGGGCTCGGCCGGAGCCATGGATGGGTTCGAGGAAGTGTGA
- a CDS encoding DUF790 family protein — protein sequence MLRDADLPLRILGTRAHFDFLGPQDEPWLSGLIEATRPLSGAKRRQLAERLSEPLVGEAPPFKRRAAARVWLRLWRPLKLGKPSPARLREHVFPAAAAGAPRERVFADVAEALGIEAAGIEEALFADLPGERRLEAPCPLPSARELALRTNLAIAQAALMRAAAVELQLLGNTRNIVKIAKLQGLMCVVKADASEPHVEISGPFSLFRHTLLYGRALASLVPHLAWCPRFSLSASAQLRGQLCDVSLDHTAPLFPAAPPRAFDSRLEARFAAEVAVVAPDWDVIREPEPLAAAGTLVFPDFLLQHRIFPERRAFVELVGFWTERYLSDKLARLRATGVENLVLCLDADRACAASELPPGLPVVPYRKKVDAAAVMREVERLTTR from the coding sequence TTGCTCCGCGACGCCGACCTTCCCCTTAGGATCCTGGGCACCCGAGCCCACTTCGATTTTCTCGGCCCGCAAGACGAGCCCTGGCTGAGCGGCCTCATCGAGGCCACGCGCCCGCTTTCAGGGGCCAAACGACGTCAGCTCGCCGAGCGGCTCTCCGAGCCCCTTGTCGGCGAGGCTCCTCCGTTCAAGCGGCGGGCCGCGGCCCGGGTGTGGCTGCGGCTCTGGCGCCCGCTCAAGCTGGGCAAGCCCTCCCCCGCGCGCCTGCGGGAGCACGTATTTCCCGCAGCCGCAGCCGGTGCCCCACGCGAACGCGTCTTCGCGGACGTGGCAGAGGCCCTGGGCATCGAGGCCGCCGGCATCGAGGAGGCCCTCTTTGCCGACCTGCCAGGGGAGCGGCGGCTCGAGGCGCCTTGCCCCCTGCCTTCGGCCCGCGAGCTGGCGCTGCGTACGAACCTGGCAATTGCGCAGGCGGCGCTCATGCGGGCCGCCGCGGTCGAGCTCCAGCTTCTCGGCAACACGCGCAACATTGTTAAGATTGCAAAGCTTCAGGGCCTGATGTGCGTGGTCAAGGCCGACGCCTCCGAGCCCCACGTGGAGATCTCGGGGCCGTTTTCGCTGTTCCGTCACACCTTGCTCTACGGGCGCGCGCTGGCAAGCCTCGTGCCCCACCTCGCCTGGTGCCCGCGCTTTTCCCTCTCGGCCTCAGCCCAGCTGCGCGGGCAGCTCTGCGACGTGTCGCTCGACCACACGGCCCCGCTCTTTCCCGCGGCGCCCCCGCGCGCCTTCGACAGCCGCCTCGAGGCCCGCTTCGCTGCCGAGGTGGCCGTGGTGGCACCCGATTGGGACGTGATCCGCGAGCCCGAGCCTCTTGCCGCGGCCGGTACATTGGTGTTTCCCGATTTTTTGCTGCAGCACCGGATCTTTCCCGAGCGGCGGGCGTTCGTCGAGCTCGTCGGCTTTTGGACCGAACGCTATCTTTCGGACAAGCTCGCGCGGCTCCGTGCCACCGGTGTGGAAAATCTCGTGCTGTGCCTCGACGCCGATCGCGCCTGCGCCGCATCCGAACTGCCGCCGGGGCTGCCCGTGGTGCCTTACCGCAAAAAGGTGGACGCGGCAGCGGTCATGCGGGAGGTCGAACGCCTCACGACCCGATGA
- a CDS encoding DEAD/DEAH box helicase family protein, whose amino-acid sequence MQLVFDRGTVLLHDPPPEIDPGQIPALRWDPRVNAFRAPARLAYPIRRVLRQKGVAFDDTLRPLFAQPSGFAPLPLRDYQRAALEAWRKNGRRGVVSLPTGTGKTRLALAALACTATPALCLVPTRALLAQWVNTLANVYAGPIGCLGDGDRTLAPLTVATYASATQHMAKLGNAFGLLVIDEAHHFGNSRFDEALEMSIAPLRLGLTATPPPPGPAAMALARLIGPAVFTLDVADLSENLAPFSRVQIPLSLDDDERATYDALVSVYREALGLFRLKHPRGQWEDFVRLAAGTNEGRRGLAAWRRARHLLAFPRCKRRALAELLRDHQHRRTLVFVADNETAYAVAREHLIMPLTCDITRKERQAMLARFGRGELAALVSAQVLNEGLDVPEADVGIVVAGRLGEREHTQRVGRLLRPAPGKQAIVYELVVQGTSEVWQSERRWCRLAPRRRPSP is encoded by the coding sequence ATGCAACTCGTCTTCGATCGCGGCACCGTGCTGTTGCACGATCCGCCGCCTGAGATCGATCCCGGCCAGATCCCGGCGCTGCGCTGGGATCCCCGGGTCAATGCCTTTCGCGCGCCCGCCCGGCTCGCGTACCCTATTCGGCGGGTCCTCCGGCAAAAGGGTGTCGCGTTCGACGACACGCTCCGCCCGCTCTTCGCACAGCCGTCCGGATTTGCACCACTGCCGCTGCGGGACTACCAACGAGCCGCGCTCGAGGCCTGGCGCAAAAACGGCAGGCGGGGCGTGGTGTCGCTGCCCACCGGCACGGGGAAAACCCGCCTGGCGTTGGCCGCGCTCGCCTGCACGGCCACCCCCGCGCTCTGCCTGGTGCCCACGCGTGCGCTGCTCGCCCAGTGGGTGAACACGCTGGCGAACGTGTATGCGGGTCCCATCGGCTGTCTGGGCGATGGGGACCGCACACTGGCGCCCCTCACGGTGGCCACCTACGCCAGCGCCACCCAGCACATGGCAAAGCTCGGCAACGCCTTTGGTCTTTTGGTGATCGACGAAGCCCATCACTTCGGCAACTCCCGTTTCGACGAAGCGCTCGAGATGTCGATCGCGCCCCTGCGCCTCGGGCTCACCGCCACCCCGCCACCTCCGGGCCCTGCGGCGATGGCCCTGGCGCGCCTCATCGGGCCCGCCGTGTTCACGCTGGACGTGGCGGATCTATCCGAGAACCTGGCGCCCTTTTCTCGTGTGCAGATCCCGCTGTCACTCGACGACGACGAACGCGCCACTTACGACGCGCTCGTGAGCGTTTACCGGGAGGCGCTCGGGCTCTTTCGGCTCAAACACCCCCGGGGCCAGTGGGAGGACTTCGTGCGCCTGGCCGCCGGCACCAACGAAGGCCGTCGCGGGCTGGCGGCGTGGCGGCGGGCGAGGCATCTGCTCGCGTTTCCGCGTTGCAAGCGGCGTGCGTTGGCAGAGCTTCTGCGCGACCACCAACACAGGCGCACGCTGGTGTTCGTGGCTGACAACGAAACCGCCTACGCCGTGGCACGCGAGCATCTCATCATGCCGCTCACCTGCGACATCACCCGCAAGGAAAGGCAGGCGATGCTGGCGCGCTTTGGGCGGGGTGAGCTTGCCGCGCTGGTCTCGGCGCAGGTGCTGAACGAGGGGCTCGACGTGCCCGAGGCCGACGTGGGCATCGTGGTGGCGGGGCGGCTCGGGGAACGCGAACACACGCAACGGGTGGGACGCCTGCTCCGGCCTGCCCCCGGCAAACAGGCGATTGTCTACGAGCTCGTGGTGCAAGGCACGAGCGAGGTGTGGCAATCGGAAAGGAGATGGTGCCGTCTTGCTCCGCGACGCCGACCTTCCCCTTAG
- a CDS encoding DUF262 domain-containing protein, which produces MASVSNQQLLSPLEKPPQAFSLTVRKILGKVEAAEIRVPDFQRPLRWKASDVVKLFDSVLKGYPIGSLLFWKKDAPADESFRIGNARHPVPKKDGAWFIVDGQQRTTALAAALLDLDHRGDNRWIVRYDPIEMQFLSGEPSGDEKGRHVPLRTLGDLKRLGRWLRDCELDVAMQTQVEDVQQRILDFEVPAYLMDTDDPEGLKGAFARLNSTGVRMRPDEVFQALLGTRAHTAGKLDLQRLQESCDLDGFGQPPRPEVLKAVLAMSGLDPSRRLEDLGEKAVSHLVGEFDATEALQATVAFLQTPSDSDDSGAGIPSYGFIPYPIAFVLLARWFYLFPETDKLTRRELSKWLWRGVVTGVHQRAAVSKMRLQSRSIVEDDFEGSLKRLLDSVNEPLHVDWTLQPFFSRNAASRVELLTLLALEPSDRRGKVSWKALVSDGERVAREIFRSKAWEGLELESKQAARTAANRALLDARHTGLSSEFKTWSFEHDRAALESHLIDKISFEHLIRNDVAQFLIHRGNRVRTAVSKFLSVKAGIGEPRLRPVDTYLDHADSPESD; this is translated from the coding sequence ATGGCGTCCGTGTCGAATCAGCAACTTCTTTCCCCTCTAGAGAAGCCGCCGCAAGCTTTCTCGCTCACTGTGAGGAAGATTCTTGGGAAGGTGGAAGCAGCCGAAATTCGCGTTCCGGACTTTCAAAGGCCTCTGCGATGGAAAGCGAGCGACGTAGTAAAATTGTTCGACAGCGTCCTCAAAGGCTACCCTATAGGCTCACTGCTCTTCTGGAAGAAGGATGCTCCTGCGGATGAGAGTTTCCGAATCGGCAATGCGCGACATCCAGTTCCAAAGAAAGACGGAGCGTGGTTCATTGTAGACGGTCAGCAAAGAACAACGGCTCTCGCGGCCGCGCTCTTGGACCTGGACCACCGCGGGGACAATCGCTGGATCGTTCGGTACGACCCGATTGAAATGCAGTTCTTGTCGGGAGAGCCATCGGGAGACGAAAAGGGACGGCATGTACCCCTCCGAACGCTAGGCGACTTGAAGCGGCTCGGCAGATGGCTTAGGGACTGCGAACTCGACGTTGCCATGCAAACACAAGTTGAAGATGTTCAGCAGCGCATCCTGGACTTCGAGGTCCCTGCCTACCTCATGGACACGGACGACCCCGAGGGGCTAAAGGGGGCGTTCGCCCGACTAAACAGCACGGGCGTCAGAATGCGCCCTGATGAGGTATTTCAGGCTCTGCTCGGAACGCGAGCACACACGGCAGGCAAGCTGGACCTGCAACGGCTTCAAGAGAGCTGTGACCTGGACGGATTCGGTCAGCCGCCTAGACCCGAAGTCTTGAAAGCGGTTCTGGCCATGAGCGGCCTAGATCCCTCGAGGAGATTAGAGGACCTTGGAGAGAAGGCGGTATCCCATCTCGTCGGAGAGTTCGATGCGACGGAGGCACTCCAGGCCACTGTTGCATTTCTGCAGACCCCTTCTGACAGTGACGACTCCGGAGCCGGCATCCCCTCGTACGGCTTCATTCCTTACCCAATAGCGTTCGTCCTGCTTGCGCGGTGGTTCTATCTTTTTCCGGAGACAGACAAGCTCACCCGACGCGAACTCTCTAAGTGGCTCTGGCGCGGCGTTGTCACTGGAGTCCATCAGCGAGCAGCGGTGTCGAAGATGCGGCTGCAGTCTCGCAGCATAGTCGAGGACGATTTCGAAGGATCTTTGAAGAGACTCCTGGACTCGGTAAACGAGCCACTGCACGTCGATTGGACGCTCCAGCCGTTTTTCTCGCGGAACGCCGCAAGCAGAGTGGAACTACTTACTCTGCTCGCGCTAGAACCGTCGGACCGTAGAGGGAAGGTGTCCTGGAAGGCGCTTGTGTCTGATGGCGAGCGAGTAGCCCGCGAGATCTTTCGAAGCAAAGCCTGGGAAGGACTCGAGCTGGAATCGAAGCAAGCGGCACGAACCGCAGCGAACAGAGCTCTGCTAGACGCGCGCCACACGGGTCTCAGCAGTGAATTCAAGACCTGGTCGTTTGAGCATGATCGGGCAGCACTCGAATCGCATCTCATCGACAAAATCTCGTTTGAACACTTGATTAGGAACGATGTCGCGCAGTTCCTCATTCACCGTGGGAATCGGGTGCGCACGGCAGTGTCCAAGTTCCTTTCGGTCAAAGCGGGTATTGGAGAACCGCGTCTCCGTCCAGTTGACACTTATCTAGATCACGCGGACTCTCCAGAGTCGGATTGA
- a CDS encoding HipA domain-containing protein gives MKVTLPAVQVGTLERTRTGLVKWIPDMAWEQTRQRPRLGIGFLRSPGPRQSGTGLLPWFENLLPEKGSILREKLCAAHGLKETDSYRLLGALGVDLSGAVEVSVATPSSPASARVFPENAAPSDQFRFSLAGMQLKFSMSMVRDKLSLAAERGASQWIVKLPGTRHSELPEVEHATMEWAKGAGFDVPPNMVVQTSNLLGLPTSWIEDVPDAFAIERFDRRVDGSKIHQEDLCQALELLPDHKYGDSGSNRIGFDGALKFVSDVAGEDQGREMARRIGFVIASGNTDAHLKNWSLLWGNADLPTLTPCYDFVSTITWANSYGWELANGPELGLTLGGARRFSAVSPESLLALVKRSGLAWSASEVRSGIERARDAWASCQDGMPETMRRELSKNWMRVPLLAEMRPNNLSTSTL, from the coding sequence ATGAAGGTGACGCTACCGGCAGTTCAAGTTGGGACTCTGGAGCGGACTCGTACCGGCCTGGTAAAATGGATTCCGGATATGGCTTGGGAACAGACCCGGCAGCGTCCACGGCTTGGGATAGGTTTTCTGCGCTCGCCTGGTCCCAGACAATCGGGCACCGGTTTGCTCCCCTGGTTCGAGAACCTCCTCCCGGAAAAAGGCAGCATTTTGCGAGAGAAGCTCTGCGCCGCTCACGGGCTTAAGGAAACAGACTCCTACAGGCTACTTGGGGCTCTCGGAGTGGATCTTTCGGGAGCAGTTGAAGTGTCAGTTGCCACGCCGTCCAGCCCTGCTTCGGCAAGAGTTTTCCCAGAGAATGCAGCGCCCTCCGACCAATTCCGGTTCTCACTCGCTGGCATGCAACTGAAGTTCTCAATGTCGATGGTGCGCGATAAACTGAGTTTGGCGGCAGAAAGAGGTGCCTCGCAGTGGATCGTCAAACTGCCAGGAACCCGCCATTCAGAACTTCCGGAAGTGGAGCACGCAACGATGGAATGGGCAAAGGGCGCCGGCTTCGACGTTCCTCCTAACATGGTAGTTCAGACCTCCAACTTGCTGGGGTTGCCGACCAGTTGGATAGAAGACGTACCCGACGCATTTGCGATCGAGCGTTTCGATCGACGCGTAGACGGCTCAAAGATACATCAGGAAGATCTTTGTCAGGCGCTTGAGCTCCTTCCGGACCACAAATACGGAGATTCTGGGTCAAACCGAATCGGGTTTGACGGCGCATTGAAGTTTGTGAGCGACGTCGCAGGCGAAGATCAAGGACGGGAAATGGCCCGCAGGATCGGCTTCGTAATTGCCTCTGGGAATACCGACGCTCACCTTAAGAACTGGAGTCTCCTTTGGGGAAATGCGGACCTGCCTACTTTGACGCCCTGCTATGACTTCGTCAGCACAATAACCTGGGCCAACTCATACGGCTGGGAGCTTGCAAACGGTCCTGAACTGGGGCTCACTTTAGGGGGGGCCAGGAGGTTTTCCGCCGTATCACCCGAGTCCCTTCTGGCGCTTGTGAAGCGTTCGGGGCTGGCATGGTCTGCCTCAGAAGTGCGTTCTGGGATTGAGCGCGCGCGTGATGCCTGGGCGTCTTGCCAGGATGGAATGCCCGAAACAATGAGGCGCGAACTGTCGAAGAACTGGATGCGCGTTCCTCTTTTAGCCGAGATGAGGCCGAACAATCTGAGCACGTCAACGCTCTGA